In one Caballeronia sp. M1242 genomic region, the following are encoded:
- a CDS encoding DUF4236 domain-containing protein produces the protein MGWGFRKSIKVAPGIRINLSKSGVSTSIGWKGFTYNTRGRVTASIPGTGIRFTQNLKGARTSRPVSSVVTGSRNLDADGSAQLSKREQATQDLVQKVQGRTAGALVNYFFSHGVYVRAEDLSEAVTLEDHQEFLQSLSREFETTTNAIRLAVNIGSISLAEKEKAMRAVYEIEKQCSEHQGQRAELSQAASALLSAVRSFPSMPSLVSPLVIGLVGAFITYAVSAEAGLGLTALALLYGYINASKYLRQRNATLANVEAADHHFDSLFTAEVTPRPSLHIGRDIVRPKAIGFAAVTLVATVCAVVMHFSHPIRAVADTVASDGSRSADTATAPSPAPVAEEKTAGLSWMIGKYPYDLVNDRRFRAAFQGVSRADWKKIGDRLTVVNQAGVESKDGFLVGEGCKAHQCNSEKVAFAINESTGKGVLIMMETPGSSPVFTTYRWKQLTIGQTPLAAWEQQQLADSIIPGAPSSAAMATSHAAPSFAASFDCSKAHSDAEHLICGDAELAAADVELAGIYVKAKAAATDQPAFRERTRAQWMYREKTCHDRECVARWYADQKIALNEIATTGAVGP, from the coding sequence ATGGGCTGGGGCTTTCGAAAGAGTATCAAGGTCGCACCGGGAATCCGCATCAATCTCAGCAAGAGCGGAGTCAGTACCTCAATCGGCTGGAAGGGATTCACCTACAACACGCGAGGCCGTGTTACGGCGAGCATCCCCGGCACGGGAATACGGTTCACGCAGAACCTAAAAGGAGCGCGGACGTCTCGCCCTGTCAGCTCGGTCGTAACGGGGAGCCGAAATCTCGATGCCGACGGCTCGGCGCAGCTGTCAAAGCGCGAGCAGGCAACTCAGGACCTCGTGCAGAAGGTTCAGGGACGTACCGCAGGCGCACTGGTCAACTACTTTTTCTCCCACGGCGTCTACGTGCGCGCCGAGGACTTGAGCGAGGCAGTGACGCTGGAGGACCACCAAGAATTCCTTCAATCGCTATCACGCGAGTTCGAAACCACGACAAACGCCATCCGACTCGCCGTCAATATCGGCTCAATCTCCCTCGCTGAGAAGGAGAAGGCGATGCGGGCGGTGTATGAGATCGAGAAACAGTGCTCCGAGCATCAAGGCCAGCGAGCAGAGCTGAGTCAGGCTGCGTCAGCCCTGCTGAGTGCAGTACGCAGCTTCCCGTCGATGCCCTCTCTGGTAAGCCCGCTCGTCATCGGATTGGTTGGCGCATTCATCACCTACGCGGTCAGTGCCGAGGCTGGCTTAGGCCTGACCGCTCTGGCCCTATTGTACGGCTATATCAACGCGTCGAAATATCTTCGCCAGCGCAACGCGACGTTGGCCAACGTCGAAGCCGCGGACCATCACTTCGACTCATTGTTTACCGCCGAAGTCACACCCCGACCCTCGCTACATATCGGCCGCGACATTGTTCGTCCAAAGGCGATCGGTTTTGCCGCGGTGACGCTCGTCGCAACGGTGTGCGCTGTCGTTATGCACTTTTCGCACCCAATTCGGGCCGTGGCCGACACCGTCGCATCAGACGGTTCCCGCAGTGCAGATACCGCCACTGCGCCTTCCCCTGCACCTGTCGCGGAAGAGAAGACCGCAGGCCTTTCGTGGATGATCGGCAAATATCCGTACGATCTCGTGAACGATCGCCGGTTCAGGGCCGCGTTCCAGGGCGTATCGCGCGCCGACTGGAAAAAAATCGGCGACCGCTTGACAGTTGTGAACCAGGCGGGCGTCGAGTCGAAAGACGGCTTCCTCGTAGGCGAAGGTTGCAAGGCTCACCAGTGCAACTCTGAGAAGGTAGCGTTCGCTATCAACGAGAGCACGGGCAAAGGCGTACTCATAATGATGGAGACGCCAGGAAGCTCTCCGGTTTTCACAACGTACCGTTGGAAGCAGCTGACCATCGGGCAGACCCCGCTGGCCGCTTGGGAGCAGCAGCAACTCGCGGATTCGATTATTCCGGGGGCGCCATCGTCGGCAGCAATGGCAACCTCACACGCTGCCCCATCCTTCGCAGCAAGCTTCGACTGCTCCAAGGCGCATTCGGACGCCGAGCATCTAATTTGCGGCGATGCGGAGCTTGCCGCCGCCGACGTCGAACTGGCTGGGATCTACGTAAAAGCCAAGGCTGCCGCGACGGACCAGCCGGCTTTCCGTGAGCGCACCCGCGCACAATGGATGTACCGTGAGAAGACCTGCCACGACCGTGAATGCGTCGCTCGCTGGTACGCCGACCAGAAGATTGCGCTCAACGAGATAGCGACGACTGGGGCGGTCGGGCCGTGA
- a CDS encoding AAA domain-containing protein, which yields MMRFCPNCKTERSVEEWFCAGTVAEAKCNWDLSSLPIRAPGWRPQEVVTAEHANNDNNEADRPAQVRPQLLCTNGHPMNEGDLMCLECGADPATATDDRDADEAERDVGDETTPLPETTETQIEGWRLLRQISNTDGVRERYVVQHCDTNRQAVLTLYRDGAEPDPSVYDVVRRLPREHVPEIIATGRWNTRAYEVAEELSGGTLADVGIAMRDMATIRHVVDELGQALNSFSEAGLRHRDMRPGTLLVRSREPLDLVISGFGSARLSEFDLDIVSPLETTRYMAPEAIAGGVAAASDWWSLGMILLEQLTEGKCFEGINPRAFLIHVLANGVTLPDDLDPALHLLLRGLLARDRHQRWQWAQVKAWLEGKQVDAPSATTSEADTAEGASISLGSRQYHKPTVFALAAAERENWDEARDHLNRGVIVTWAEEAGVPSKELAGLRQAAQLDGVDDDCRLMIALKLLNPEMPLILRGDIVTPGWLLRNPLEGYDLVTGAVPSFLERLHTETWLSRLRRRAEEVRTRAHNHAIELDEDMARIAVLSTSRAQLAAQWEERRLLLPDSTHSGLLSLSERRIVSEEDLIVLLSAKISQFRSVEEILNQAADVAEREQVLAFDREAARAELALSRTELFRKVDDRIAGFARTGNQSIDEWAEHFRLERRLPLHEVLVLLSVPAEQWLEPQKQQYVSQILEFFEKKVATTVLRGPLVRMTIGKTTGRVDVHELNGERYSSAALLEHLLQRNAQSVSVDPAVLGANATLENRLNTLYRQTSLYKRDTGIDGLYLGFPFLHYKDGRSSSRPRIAPVLLWPVKLLMELGARGQVALAFDGEREEVRLNPALEGLLGRDSVKAWRAAADDVLGRSALKVADVVDAFGLLASPDRRQLGALPSPTADVPVGELRIACAGVLFHVDFAGQAIGEDLRQLKVLSPSGTALESMLRLKDKSAYEAPEASAIEIERFLTVASDPSQESAVMQARQGPGLLVEGPPGTGKSQTIVNMVADAIGRGKSLLIVCQKHAALEVVHKRLVAEGLGDRIVMVNDVNKDREPTIRAVREQLDAIIRGSSFDNTWVRQRERMAARIETLEGELDRQHQALHRVDDSTGLSYRALLGELIQLEAGSAPVSVPQLRAKLAGLDISALTTLEEQCAPLARYWLPAKFEGSALAQLKSFATDPATIEEFNAIFASFREAEQLRVDTLAAHPARFDVDDPAPYRAWLDANAGRLVSLDETQRKRLAQWLPLFRPADKADAPGHEHYAALKQLHEELLAIDGAAFDKTLSPALAQLANAELNDIEARAALATRVPTFFSRLNPATYIRRGGLKKYLASCGAPTTDDALRVLLAAARLEQQWRPKREALNATSRSLHLDTVEPACGPTLTEECRTRLRQLEEVRELAQHISIAPRGDEFDSAVMTGDQAPVKQLLDGFETAFVRYNARQHGFNALSGLEEWVSPELADACRRAISENVSYQAPLNRINDALATLAAYQQFRTRSKHVNAQALEVFAVMRTHEAALASVPSEDLDWEVRRLINREARLGWKRRFEQENPELLLDQTETAAKVEGLAGADEEMRRLNREVLRNGIDRSKLGSVRDWEDVTRLSGRRSRRLREFIELGAGLGLMALRPVWMMNPDVASRVLPLKSNLFDSVVYDEASQMPVEYAIPTLFRGGVSVVSGDEKQMPPAKFFSGRTDNDETEIYDGEQPDEDATEEERELFEDTWNRREIKDCPDLLQLARSSLPVTTLQIHYRSAYRELIGYSNAAFYDNELSVPVRHPEATIREVKPLELIAVNGIYERQTNSDEADRVVEYLAALWKLPYDQRPSVGVVTFNLKQASLIQERLEIRAEEDEEFRNAYREESDRSDGGEDMGVFVKNVENVQGDERDVIVFSTTFGRNSQGAFKRFFGVLGQKGGERRLNVAVTRARQKVVLVTSMPIRDISDMLNTKRKPAIPRDYLQGYLEYARAMSNGELPTGRALLARMSSERAHLKLQESGDTDGFATDVLEYLRGLGLSPVIAQEGDAFGLDFAIADLETGLYAIGIECDAPRHHLLQRARAREIWRPSVLRRAIPTLHRVSSQAWYHDPAAEKARLKAAIDAALKTEVAA from the coding sequence ATGATGCGTTTTTGCCCGAACTGCAAGACCGAGCGGTCTGTAGAGGAATGGTTCTGCGCAGGCACCGTCGCCGAGGCCAAGTGCAACTGGGACTTGTCCAGCCTGCCGATTCGAGCGCCGGGTTGGCGACCGCAGGAGGTCGTCACAGCTGAACACGCAAACAACGACAACAACGAAGCTGACCGCCCGGCGCAGGTCAGGCCGCAACTTCTGTGCACAAACGGGCACCCAATGAATGAGGGTGACCTGATGTGCCTTGAATGCGGGGCCGACCCCGCGACGGCCACAGATGACCGGGACGCAGACGAAGCCGAGCGCGATGTCGGAGACGAAACAACGCCGTTGCCCGAGACGACCGAGACGCAAATCGAGGGATGGCGGCTCCTCAGGCAAATTTCCAATACCGACGGCGTGCGAGAGCGCTATGTAGTGCAGCACTGCGATACCAACCGACAGGCGGTGCTGACGCTCTACCGCGACGGTGCGGAGCCAGACCCATCAGTATACGACGTCGTCCGTCGCCTTCCGCGCGAGCACGTCCCTGAAATCATCGCGACCGGTCGTTGGAATACGCGGGCTTATGAAGTCGCCGAAGAGCTCAGCGGCGGCACGCTTGCCGACGTGGGTATCGCGATGCGGGACATGGCGACAATTCGCCATGTCGTGGACGAACTCGGACAGGCGCTCAACTCTTTCTCCGAGGCTGGTCTGCGGCATCGCGACATGCGGCCGGGCACGTTGCTTGTGCGCAGTCGGGAGCCGCTCGATCTTGTGATCAGCGGATTCGGGTCGGCACGGTTGTCGGAATTCGACCTCGACATCGTCTCGCCGCTCGAGACGACTCGCTACATGGCGCCCGAAGCCATCGCCGGCGGCGTTGCTGCTGCGTCCGACTGGTGGAGCCTCGGCATGATCCTGCTCGAGCAGCTGACAGAGGGTAAATGCTTCGAGGGTATCAACCCACGCGCGTTTCTGATTCACGTCCTGGCGAACGGGGTCACGTTACCAGACGACCTCGACCCCGCTCTTCACCTTCTCCTACGCGGTTTGCTTGCACGCGATCGCCATCAGCGATGGCAGTGGGCGCAGGTCAAGGCCTGGCTCGAAGGCAAGCAAGTCGACGCGCCATCTGCGACGACTTCCGAGGCTGATACGGCTGAAGGCGCAAGCATCTCACTCGGCTCACGGCAGTATCACAAGCCCACCGTGTTTGCACTCGCGGCTGCGGAACGCGAGAACTGGGACGAAGCCCGCGATCACCTGAATCGTGGCGTAATCGTCACCTGGGCGGAAGAAGCTGGCGTTCCGTCTAAGGAGCTCGCCGGCCTGCGTCAGGCTGCGCAACTTGACGGCGTTGACGACGACTGCCGTCTGATGATCGCACTCAAGCTTCTGAACCCGGAAATGCCACTTATCCTGCGTGGCGACATCGTCACGCCCGGATGGCTACTTCGAAACCCGCTCGAAGGCTATGACCTCGTGACGGGCGCGGTGCCCTCGTTCCTTGAGCGGCTGCACACAGAGACGTGGCTCTCGCGCCTTCGGCGCCGGGCCGAGGAAGTCCGCACGCGAGCACACAACCACGCCATCGAGCTCGATGAAGACATGGCGCGCATCGCGGTGCTCTCCACTTCGCGGGCTCAACTAGCGGCGCAATGGGAAGAGCGACGGCTCCTTCTGCCTGACTCCACTCATTCGGGCCTCTTGTCGCTCTCGGAACGCAGAATTGTCAGCGAAGAAGACCTCATCGTTCTTTTGAGCGCAAAGATCTCGCAGTTTCGGTCGGTCGAAGAGATTCTCAACCAGGCCGCTGATGTTGCTGAGCGGGAACAAGTTCTTGCGTTCGACCGGGAGGCGGCTCGGGCTGAGCTTGCGCTCTCCCGCACGGAGCTCTTCCGGAAGGTTGACGACCGGATCGCGGGTTTCGCTCGGACGGGCAATCAGTCTATTGACGAGTGGGCTGAACATTTCCGCCTTGAGCGCCGCTTGCCGTTGCACGAGGTGCTTGTCCTGCTCTCGGTGCCTGCGGAGCAGTGGCTGGAGCCCCAAAAGCAGCAGTACGTCTCACAAATCCTGGAGTTCTTCGAAAAGAAAGTCGCGACCACTGTGTTGCGCGGCCCCTTGGTGCGAATGACCATCGGCAAGACGACCGGCCGGGTTGATGTCCACGAGTTGAACGGCGAGCGTTACTCGAGCGCCGCGCTGCTGGAGCACCTGCTACAGCGCAATGCGCAGTCGGTCTCGGTAGACCCTGCTGTTTTGGGCGCCAATGCGACGCTGGAGAATCGGCTGAATACGCTGTACAGACAAACATCTCTCTACAAGCGGGATACCGGCATTGACGGCCTCTACCTCGGTTTCCCGTTCCTGCACTACAAGGATGGTCGGAGCAGCTCACGCCCGCGCATTGCTCCCGTTTTGCTCTGGCCGGTCAAGCTGCTCATGGAGCTTGGCGCTCGCGGTCAGGTTGCACTGGCATTCGACGGAGAGCGAGAGGAAGTGCGGCTGAACCCGGCGCTCGAAGGGTTGCTCGGGCGGGACTCGGTCAAGGCATGGCGGGCCGCAGCAGACGACGTGCTCGGACGGTCCGCGCTCAAGGTTGCCGATGTGGTCGACGCCTTCGGATTGCTGGCAAGTCCAGATCGCCGCCAACTCGGCGCCCTGCCTTCTCCCACGGCCGACGTGCCGGTGGGCGAACTGCGGATTGCGTGTGCCGGCGTCCTCTTCCACGTGGACTTCGCGGGCCAGGCCATCGGTGAAGACCTACGCCAGTTGAAGGTCTTGTCGCCCTCCGGGACCGCGCTCGAATCGATGCTCCGTCTCAAAGACAAGTCGGCCTACGAGGCGCCCGAAGCGTCAGCCATCGAAATCGAGCGCTTTCTGACCGTCGCCAGCGACCCGTCGCAGGAATCTGCAGTCATGCAGGCCCGGCAAGGCCCAGGTCTGCTCGTCGAAGGCCCTCCCGGAACCGGGAAGAGCCAAACCATTGTCAACATGGTTGCGGACGCGATTGGACGCGGTAAGAGCCTTCTGATCGTGTGCCAGAAGCACGCTGCACTGGAGGTGGTACATAAGCGGCTTGTTGCGGAAGGGCTCGGCGACCGCATAGTCATGGTCAATGACGTGAACAAGGACCGGGAACCGACGATCAGAGCTGTCCGAGAGCAGCTTGACGCCATCATTCGGGGTTCGTCATTTGACAATACCTGGGTGCGTCAACGCGAGCGCATGGCAGCGAGAATCGAAACGCTGGAAGGCGAACTCGACCGACAACATCAAGCGCTCCATCGCGTAGACGACTCGACAGGTCTGAGCTATCGCGCCCTACTCGGGGAGTTGATTCAGCTTGAGGCCGGCTCCGCGCCTGTTAGCGTGCCGCAGCTTCGAGCAAAGCTCGCCGGACTGGACATTTCAGCGCTGACGACGCTCGAGGAGCAGTGCGCCCCGCTCGCGCGTTATTGGCTCCCGGCCAAGTTCGAAGGCAGCGCGCTTGCCCAGTTGAAATCGTTTGCGACCGATCCTGCAACAATCGAGGAATTCAACGCCATATTCGCGAGCTTCCGCGAGGCCGAGCAGTTACGTGTCGACACCCTCGCCGCCCATCCGGCTCGCTTCGATGTCGACGACCCCGCACCGTATCGAGCCTGGCTCGATGCGAACGCAGGCCGCCTCGTGAGCCTCGACGAAACGCAGCGCAAGCGTCTCGCCCAATGGTTGCCCTTGTTCCGACCGGCCGACAAGGCCGACGCACCTGGCCATGAGCACTACGCCGCGCTGAAACAACTCCATGAGGAGTTGCTGGCAATCGATGGTGCCGCCTTCGACAAGACGCTATCGCCGGCGCTCGCGCAGTTGGCCAATGCAGAGCTCAACGACATCGAAGCACGGGCGGCACTGGCAACCAGAGTGCCGACGTTTTTCAGTCGACTCAACCCCGCAACTTACATCAGACGGGGCGGGCTTAAAAAGTACCTTGCGAGCTGTGGTGCTCCAACGACTGACGATGCGCTTCGTGTGCTTCTGGCCGCCGCACGCCTTGAGCAGCAATGGCGTCCGAAACGCGAGGCGTTGAACGCCACCAGCCGCTCGTTGCACCTGGACACGGTAGAACCGGCATGCGGGCCGACACTCACCGAAGAATGCCGTACCCGCCTGCGCCAGCTCGAAGAGGTGCGCGAGCTCGCCCAGCATATTTCGATTGCCCCGCGTGGAGACGAATTCGATTCGGCGGTGATGACGGGCGACCAGGCTCCCGTGAAACAGCTGCTCGACGGCTTTGAAACAGCCTTCGTTCGTTACAACGCCCGCCAGCACGGCTTTAACGCGCTGAGTGGACTCGAGGAATGGGTCTCGCCAGAACTGGCTGATGCCTGTCGCCGCGCGATTTCAGAGAACGTGAGCTACCAGGCGCCCCTAAACCGTATCAATGACGCGCTCGCGACGCTGGCCGCATATCAGCAGTTCCGCACGCGTTCAAAGCACGTCAATGCGCAAGCTCTTGAGGTGTTCGCAGTGATGCGAACCCACGAGGCGGCTCTCGCGAGTGTTCCGTCCGAAGATCTTGATTGGGAGGTGCGGCGCCTCATCAACCGCGAGGCACGCCTAGGCTGGAAGCGTCGCTTCGAGCAAGAGAACCCAGAACTGCTTCTCGACCAGACTGAGACGGCTGCAAAGGTTGAAGGCTTGGCGGGCGCCGACGAAGAAATGCGTCGCCTCAATCGCGAGGTGCTTCGCAACGGGATTGACCGCAGCAAGCTTGGATCGGTGCGTGACTGGGAGGACGTCACCCGACTGAGCGGCCGACGGTCCCGTCGCCTGCGGGAGTTTATTGAACTTGGTGCCGGTCTTGGCCTGATGGCATTGCGCCCGGTCTGGATGATGAATCCTGACGTGGCTAGCCGCGTATTGCCGCTTAAGTCGAATCTGTTCGACTCAGTGGTCTACGATGAGGCATCACAGATGCCGGTCGAGTACGCCATCCCGACGCTCTTCCGGGGCGGTGTCTCCGTGGTGAGCGGTGACGAAAAGCAGATGCCGCCAGCCAAGTTCTTCTCGGGGCGCACGGACAACGACGAGACCGAGATTTACGACGGCGAGCAGCCTGATGAGGACGCTACCGAGGAAGAACGCGAACTCTTCGAAGACACCTGGAACCGACGGGAGATTAAGGACTGCCCCGACCTGCTCCAACTGGCACGCAGTTCCCTGCCCGTTACCACGTTGCAGATTCACTATCGCTCTGCCTATCGTGAATTGATTGGTTACTCGAACGCGGCGTTCTACGACAACGAGCTCAGCGTGCCGGTCCGGCATCCTGAAGCGACGATCCGGGAAGTCAAGCCGCTGGAATTGATTGCGGTGAACGGTATCTATGAACGGCAGACGAATTCCGACGAGGCGGATCGCGTGGTCGAGTACCTCGCGGCACTCTGGAAGCTGCCTTACGATCAACGTCCCTCAGTCGGTGTCGTTACGTTCAATCTTAAGCAGGCCAGCCTCATCCAGGAACGACTGGAGATACGTGCCGAAGAGGACGAGGAGTTCCGAAATGCCTACCGCGAAGAGAGCGATCGCTCCGACGGTGGCGAAGACATGGGCGTGTTCGTCAAGAACGTAGAAAACGTCCAGGGCGATGAGCGTGATGTCATTGTCTTTTCCACTACGTTTGGCCGCAACAGTCAAGGCGCGTTCAAGCGATTCTTCGGCGTGCTTGGACAAAAAGGCGGTGAACGTCGCCTGAACGTCGCTGTGACTCGGGCTCGACAGAAGGTCGTGCTTGTCACATCGATGCCCATCCGGGATATCTCCGACATGCTCAACACCAAGCGCAAGCCGGCCATCCCGCGCGATTACCTTCAAGGCTATCTGGAGTATGCGCGTGCAATGTCCAATGGGGAACTGCCGACCGGCCGGGCGCTTCTTGCCCGGATGAGCAGCGAACGCGCTCATTTGAAATTGCAGGAAAGCGGCGATACCGACGGCTTTGCAACGGATGTCCTCGAGTATCTGCGTGGGCTTGGACTGTCGCCCGTTATCGCTCAGGAAGGCGACGCCTTTGGCCTTGACTTCGCGATCGCTGACCTGGAAACCGGCTTGTACGCCATCGGCATTGAATGTGACGCCCCGCGCCACCACCTGCTCCAAAGAGCTCGGGCACGTGAAATCTGGCGACCGTCCGTTCTGCGGCGGGCCATACCAACACTGCACCGCGTTTCATCGCAAGCGTGGTATCACGATCCAGCGGCAGAAAAAGCTCGTCTGAAGGCCGCGATTGACGCCGCCCTGAAAACGGAGGTAGCAGCATGA
- a CDS encoding 4Fe-4S single cluster domain-containing protein, whose amino-acid sequence MNIQLSRLHFPVTSLGPGQRIGIWFQGCSIRCPGCISADTWSATGGDTTLERVLEQVRAWLPHADGFTISGGEPFDQPDALVTLVRALREMSSGDILVYSGYPIESLAGVLAQTEGWIDALITDPFEIDASHTRPLRGSDNQRLHLLTALGREMFSQYERDLRESDKSLDVMFDEDGSVWFAGIPNRNDFRRLRDLLTDQGHRVQISADKARNK is encoded by the coding sequence ATGAACATCCAACTGTCGCGCTTGCACTTTCCCGTTACGTCTTTGGGTCCGGGGCAACGTATCGGTATTTGGTTTCAAGGCTGCAGTATTCGCTGCCCCGGATGCATCTCGGCTGATACCTGGTCAGCCACAGGCGGAGACACCACACTCGAACGCGTGCTCGAGCAGGTTCGCGCATGGCTGCCGCACGCGGACGGCTTCACCATCTCGGGTGGAGAGCCATTTGACCAGCCGGATGCCCTCGTAACGCTTGTTCGCGCGCTTCGCGAGATGTCTTCCGGCGATATTCTCGTCTACAGCGGTTATCCGATTGAATCCCTCGCAGGCGTTCTTGCGCAGACCGAAGGTTGGATTGACGCGCTCATCACCGACCCATTTGAAATCGATGCTTCGCATACGCGACCGCTGCGAGGTAGCGATAACCAGCGCTTGCATTTGCTCACGGCGCTCGGTCGGGAGATGTTTTCGCAGTATGAACGCGACCTACGCGAGAGCGATAAGTCACTGGATGTCATGTTCGACGAGGACGGCAGCGTCTGGTTCGCGGGGATACCGAACCGGAACGATTTTCGGCGTTTGAGAGACCTATTGACGGATCAGGGCCACCGAGTCCAAATCAGCGCCGATAAAGCGCGAAACAAATAA
- a CDS encoding AAA family ATPase, with product MSVYVKPRWLRDLLRFLPLKSQFVLSGNVRDLQACEVAPGVVTAQSLVSTLTDNLRETGYSHLVVWNPLSGFTVSEGRVPPVEQGDETLRRLGLTPVDGAAPGGIDALAACLERLTALPGPPLALVVDFASRVAVRTESLSAAEHSLFTRALVLAHTVSARPAGEQRRPFFNTVIWVVDKEGDLPDWLLIGNPRIRHIPVSKPDSAARRALSRALLRGVPGSREASPTTFEEAESAFVDGSEGLLLADMNAIATLARVETVSIEKISDAVRRYKVGVTEDPWLLIGRDKIRNAEPVIRKRVKGQAHAVTHMLDLVKRAMTGVGSQRKGNRPRGVAFLAGPTGVGKTELAKTLTGLLFGDESAYIRFDMSEFSSEHSDQRLIGAPPGYVGYDVGGELTNAIRERPFSVVLFDEIEKAHPRILDKFLQILDDGVLTSGRGDRVYFSEALIIFTSNLGIYREDELGQRVPNVLPSDSFAEMEEKVLGEIERHFKLVLNRPEILNRIGENIIVFDFIREDVAQEIFDQMVRVVLEDIASQGMPVELDEPSKVALQQRCLGDLSNGGRGIRNQIEAHLINPLARGLFDQDAQTGDRFLITGIASGELQLQKL from the coding sequence ATGTCCGTCTATGTGAAGCCCCGCTGGTTAAGGGATTTGCTGCGCTTTCTGCCGCTAAAGAGCCAATTCGTTTTGTCCGGAAACGTTCGCGACCTCCAGGCCTGTGAGGTCGCACCCGGGGTGGTAACGGCGCAGTCTCTCGTGAGCACGCTGACCGACAATCTCAGGGAGACGGGTTACAGCCATTTGGTTGTTTGGAACCCTCTGTCCGGTTTTACTGTTTCGGAAGGCCGCGTGCCTCCTGTCGAGCAGGGAGATGAGACTCTGCGACGCCTCGGGCTGACGCCAGTCGACGGTGCAGCACCTGGTGGGATCGATGCGCTGGCAGCCTGTCTTGAGCGCCTGACCGCCCTACCCGGCCCGCCGCTAGCGCTGGTCGTGGACTTCGCCTCGCGAGTCGCTGTTCGAACGGAGTCTTTGAGCGCAGCAGAACATAGCCTCTTCACACGGGCGCTTGTGCTTGCGCACACGGTCAGCGCTCGTCCAGCCGGCGAACAACGACGTCCCTTTTTCAACACCGTGATCTGGGTCGTCGACAAGGAGGGCGACTTGCCTGACTGGCTGCTTATCGGCAACCCTCGAATCCGACATATCCCGGTATCCAAACCCGACAGTGCCGCCCGACGCGCGCTTTCGAGGGCACTTCTGCGCGGTGTGCCGGGCTCGCGGGAAGCTTCGCCGACAACCTTCGAGGAAGCCGAGTCGGCTTTTGTCGATGGAAGCGAGGGCCTTTTGCTTGCAGATATGAATGCGATCGCAACCCTCGCCCGCGTCGAAACCGTCTCCATCGAGAAAATCTCTGATGCCGTGAGGCGCTACAAGGTCGGCGTGACGGAAGACCCTTGGCTTCTGATCGGGCGCGACAAGATACGCAATGCCGAACCGGTTATACGCAAGCGTGTGAAGGGCCAAGCTCACGCGGTGACGCATATGCTTGACCTTGTCAAGCGCGCAATGACCGGCGTCGGTTCGCAGCGCAAGGGCAACCGGCCGCGCGGCGTCGCGTTTCTCGCTGGGCCGACAGGTGTGGGCAAGACCGAGCTCGCGAAAACACTCACCGGCCTTCTGTTTGGCGACGAGAGTGCCTATATTCGCTTTGACATGTCCGAATTCAGTTCGGAGCATTCCGACCAGCGACTCATCGGCGCACCGCCCGGGTACGTCGGTTATGACGTTGGCGGCGAACTGACGAACGCGATTCGGGAGCGGCCGTTTAGCGTCGTGCTTTTCGATGAAATCGAGAAGGCGCACCCGCGGATACTCGACAAGTTCCTTCAGATCCTCGATGACGGCGTACTCACGTCCGGTCGTGGTGACAGGGTGTATTTCTCCGAGGCATTGATCATCTTCACCTCCAACCTTGGTATCTACCGCGAGGACGAATTAGGCCAACGCGTGCCTAATGTGCTTCCCAGCGATTCCTTTGCGGAGATGGAGGAAAAGGTGCTCGGAGAAATCGAGCGGCACTTCAAGCTGGTGCTTAACCGACCCGAAATTCTTAACCGGATTGGCGAGAACATCATCGTTTTCGACTTCATCCGGGAGGACGTCGCGCAAGAGATTTTCGACCAGATGGTCCGGGTTGTGCTCGAGGACATTGCCTCACAAGGAATGCCAGTCGAACTCGATGAGCCTTCCAAAGTGGCACTTCAGCAGCGGTGCCTTGGCGACCTATCGAACGGTGGCCGCGGAATCCGGAACCAGATTGAGGCTCACCTTATCAATCCGCTCGCGCGAGGCCTGTTCGACCAGGATGCACAGACAGGCGACCGGTTCCTGATTACAGGTATCGCAAGTGGCGAGTTGCAGTTACAAAAGCTTTAG